The genomic region GTAACGGGCAGAGCGTTGCGGAGATTGATGCTGCCAGCAGTCAGCAGGGGATCGAGCTGGGCCTCACCGATCTGTGCTCGGGAGACGCCGATTTCGGTGAAGTGGTTCATCGGGGCATCGAGGAGCGCTTCGGTTTCGTGCCCTGGGGACAGGGTGAACGCCTCAGCCCAAATCCGGACCGCATCCTCACGCTCATTGACGCTCTCGGCGATATCTATGAGGTCGTGATCGTGGTGACGGGCAGGGTGGGCACGGGATCGAACCTCCCGCTTTTTGCGGACGCGGGCGCCAAGTGCCTGCTGCTCGCTCGCGATGAAACTGGCGAGACGCGCCGCGAGGTCGCCATGCTGGGGTTTAGCGAATTGCGCGTGATCCCGACGCACGAACGCCAGTCCGAAGTCGCCTGAGCGATGCCGCGCTACGGTCTTTACAGGGCAGCGTTCGAAGCTTTCGCGCTGCCCGGCCTCATGCCCGCGCTGCGGCGCTTTTCGAAGGCGCGTGGCGTCCTCTTCACGCTGCATCGCGTCCTTCCCGAACCCCCCGCCGCCTTTGCGCCCAATGGCATCCTCCAGGTTACCCCGCATTTTCTGGAAGCGGTGATCGTGCGTGCGCGCAAGGCAGGCTTCGAGATCGTCGATCTCGATGAGGCCGTCAGGCGGCTGGGATCGCCGGAAGCCAAACCCTTCGTCGTCCTCACATTCGATGATGGCTACCGCGACAACCTCATCCATGCCCTGCCGGTGCTGAAAAAGCATCAGGCGCCGTTTGCGCTCTATATCCCGACGGCGCTGATCGACGGCGTCGGCGTCGTCTGGTGGCAAGCACTCGAAGACGTGATCGCGGCCAATGAGGTCGTGGTCGTCGACCTGCCCGAGGGTCCCCACTATGGCGATGCGGCAACGCTCGAGCAAAAGCGCGCGACCTTTGCCTATGTCTATGAACGTTACCGCAAGATGCCCGAACCTGACCGTGAAGCCTCGGTGCAGGCGCTGGCGGAGCGCTATGGTTTAGACCTGGCGCGTCATTGCCGGGAACTCATCATGGATTGGGCCGAGCTCAAGACCTTTGCCGACGATCCGCTCTGCACCATCGGCGCGCATACCGTGCACCATTTCGAACTGTCGAAATTGCCCGAACAGCAGATGCGGGCGGAGATCGAGCAATCGGCCAAAGTCCTGGCCGCCCAATTCGGCAAGCAGCCTAGGCACCTTTCATATCCGATCGGCGGAGTGGCAGCGGCGGGACCGCGAGAATTCGCTGCGGCCCGCGAA from Pelagibacterium sp. 26DY04 harbors:
- a CDS encoding polysaccharide deacetylase family protein, whose protein sequence is MPRYGLYRAAFEAFALPGLMPALRRFSKARGVLFTLHRVLPEPPAAFAPNGILQVTPHFLEAVIVRARKAGFEIVDLDEAVRRLGSPEAKPFVVLTFDDGYRDNLIHALPVLKKHQAPFALYIPTALIDGVGVVWWQALEDVIAANEVVVVDLPEGPHYGDAATLEQKRATFAYVYERYRKMPEPDREASVQALAERYGLDLARHCRELIMDWAELKTFADDPLCTIGAHTVHHFELSKLPEQQMRAEIEQSAKVLAAQFGKQPRHLSYPIGGVAAAGPREFAAARELGFATAVTTRPGGLYGDHAEHLTALPRISLNGLFQEKRFIDVLLTAEVFTLMRRGRRLDVS